The following are from one region of the Phormidium sp. PBR-2020 genome:
- a CDS encoding rhodanese: MVESVKSIDVNELVQRLASEAQPLQLIDVREPEEVAIAALEGFENLPLSQSQEWIPKILERFDPDVETYVLCHHGIRSAYTCQWLESQGFKRVFNIAGGIDSYSVAIDRSVPRY, translated from the coding sequence ATGGTTGAGTCCGTTAAATCCATTGACGTTAATGAGTTGGTGCAGCGTCTCGCCTCCGAAGCGCAGCCCCTCCAGTTGATTGATGTACGAGAACCCGAGGAGGTGGCGATCGCCGCCCTAGAGGGGTTTGAGAATCTACCCCTAAGTCAATCTCAAGAGTGGATTCCCAAAATCCTAGAGCGTTTCGATCCTGATGTGGAAACCTATGTGTTATGTCACCATGGAATCCGCTCTGCCTATACCTGTCAATGGTTAGAGTCTCAGGGATTTAAACGAGTCTTTAATATTGCGGGGGGGATTGATTCCTATTCAGTTGCTATCGATCGCTCTGTTCCTCGTTATTGA
- a CDS encoding TerB family tellurite resistance protein, whose protein sequence is MPIQPPAPPPISPRQMNLLRIVAAMAWADGELAQEELNVMLKRFGELFAKSPEDQETLRQDLQAYCIQNIPLEDLVPKLQSDEERELVLRLGYEVIASSSRTPDEPKINEEEATAYQKLRELLGLPEAKVREIEAEEFSFESNDPSLVESLGDSLQKFFKT, encoded by the coding sequence ATGCCAATTCAACCTCCAGCACCCCCACCGATTTCTCCTCGCCAGATGAACTTGCTGCGCATTGTTGCGGCGATGGCTTGGGCCGATGGCGAGTTAGCCCAAGAAGAACTGAATGTGATGCTCAAACGGTTCGGTGAGCTATTTGCCAAAAGCCCGGAAGACCAGGAAACCTTACGGCAAGATTTGCAAGCCTATTGTATTCAAAATATCCCCCTAGAAGACTTAGTACCCAAACTTCAAAGCGATGAAGAACGGGAATTAGTGTTGCGGTTGGGGTATGAGGTAATTGCTTCAAGTTCGCGGACACCCGATGAGCCTAAAATTAACGAAGAGGAAGCCACGGCTTATCAAAAACTTCGAGAGTTATTGGGGCTACCCGAGGCAAAAGTCAGGGAGATTGAAGCAGAAGAGTTTTCCTTTGAATCTAACGATCCCTCTCTAGTTGAAAGCTTAGGGGACTCGTTACAAAAGTTTTTTAAAACTTAG
- a CDS encoding DUF4347 domain-containing protein, protein MLVSTQIRQAKTQSQAFSKCAGTAIDLIIFDPGISDPTALQQGLNPTAIALTLPPSGNPIATIGRLLQQQAPVRSLHILSHGRPGALRLGDRWITAADLCATDLAAWRESLTDEATISLYGCNLAREDLTLPERFAQLTGASVAASRTAMGAIQPGGNWCLDAIVGPGRSHLPWSKSVLAAYTGVFAVYEVGTENALRIRLGEVGSGDIISLTRDITLTSPLIISSDTTIYGNGYAIDGGGFGGTYLMRGDGSPVANLALYDITLRNGYVEDQNGYPAGISTNSINLGGSKVTFSNNVARADAPTGWASAVGAAIYGGGTVHLADSHFEGNATLLSPGTAADIRGGSIQPSDIRTEGTAIYAIGSSINLLDTTFKNNLFPIYQPNATNGWHIHNATATNAQLIALVAPGSGSIAGTLYATGGDDLSAISSGGVSRPQLSVASGGSITEGETGTVDFKLNAPLPYPLGFSYTIDGTTYTSVFPHSSTTYQASVSIADDNIYNPGRTINARVNTGNVYTLGTASTNININDTEPLISIIAKSHPSEDGDRGEFEIQLDKPAPRNFSVAYSVSGTATPGSDYEPLSGSVSIPQGANRASIMVDAIDDDIVDPDETIIVTLTNTTTNYGVDSSANEATLIIEDNDLLPIATLTALQSPSEEGPIPARFRIDFDNPALPVETQGGVSGTFVYYELVDGTTTAGKDYIPPSGQAFIPTGQNSVTIDVTIIDDLEYEPDGETFEVKLRPHPNNHYDLGSTDSLNFTIEDNNEIPEARMVFLRDAAEEGSVPGEFRIELSSVALAGGVTISYEIVEEKTTATPADYVPLSGQVTIPEGETQATVSVTPIDDMVYDPDETLTFRLKPPTDELYSVSASDNEVTLTIIDNNVIPVASLEKLSDPKEEDETPGEFKIKLSSIALEGGVTVSYEVVAEQTTASSDDYAPLSGSVTFPAGSRERTVQVIPIDDGLHDPDETLTIRLSDPGSELYSVGVNDTVTFTIEDNDHLYQVRLIPEANASENGTPGYVLVELDRPALDLGLTIDYAISGGDAVANRDYIGLNGRITIPPGETQARIRVEAIDNAIDEPNRTLELSLLPAAPGRVIEPDRNYTADGSAQTAMILIEDNDTAGVRLTALSNTTNESGATAEIEVRLESEPLEPVTLDFTSSDPSEGELLVSSVTFAPEEWKQAKTVTVRGVNDAIEDGDQPYSITANISSDDPAYSSLSLAPLNFINQDNDGYRLLATTPPRVTEGEISTYSLALTQPPSEAIPIEILADDQTEVSLDGSSFTSSLVTTFTNTDSQTIFIRAIDDTKVEGRHSGVISHRFLDHGDPNYPSASETISTILTIDDNDRPLAGIVTTDDASEENLVAGRFGVVLDQSAPAGGVTIRYEIIEAEATPGLDYVPLSGSLFIPEGADGGDIMVYPFQDDIVELGGEIITIALQPDSEYDIDPTYASGTVTIFDNDVAGVRVRERGNATRVRENVAGDSYTLELTSQPSDPVTIDINTSGDVTPSVTRVSFDASNWNLPQTVQLSMLDNDIADGDRTQVISHSVSSADSNYDGMSIDEVTILIIDDDVPGITLVEPGFSTRVTEGSVTDNYIVSLDSQPTEPVTVTVVQAADSGLEAIAPLVFTPTNWSTPQTVNVVVIDDFIDRGDRTTTLTHQVTSADENYDGWLLDEITVFVTEDDEAGMILSESAGGTAVVEGSRDDAYTIVLTSEPVEPVTVEIVIDGTSNFEAIAPLVFEPSQWNVPQTVDVKLIDDNIADGDRSAIFQHFVSSDDPNYDDWDLQDVPVSITEDDFVGLTIRESGPRTYVIEGSDNPDFIEIFLSSEPIADVRIAFNTGSELEPIPDLVIPPQAWDSLFRIPIFAKLDTKFQGTEVIELGFTVTSADPKYDPTGGLEDTIPAPPPIPVIVGDRQLLGNETADGLGIVLDRFETLFTQNLRSQTFPILSESVDSLVPDLFVFKDRLLADLRELGPVDGITTRATITQALTESFQDAGLAVELDVTPSIDLDEIAFMVNVNYEDQFTTPLNPNLGIDDLKFQLNGDLDGQFQADLAFRLGWHQNFGFFIDAEETQLNTNFEVKPPREFTAQGGAGLLGAKASDDDSNPTAIAIDYNLSLTDINDVSRIRFLDANNNGIWDDNEPMVEEQANGTFPPLPILGRFDLDGSGVYEPEEGTILTIPKPDDGNRLTLTELRRNANNPQLVNGDFTGTHNLGLNLDTQLPGLENVPLPRYLFALAADWGDLTYDPNQDLLQPLQTIPNLAFNNFGIDVGSIGDFVLPIFEGIGPFLQPLNLFADLLDFDVIPAPIGNFFGLFDINSIAGIKVNPLNFQNFLEGIADIDIDLGDFKVQLQNFLRFPSLIANLPTGFLNFGSFQITSPDLPQLDLNLPTLDLPRLPSPSLDLGSMNLPQVAGDFDISQLNRSRSIRFPVLTDPMQGLYLILGKEDVTLATLETPKIAARGSIDAKTSIFQSFRNSLPNWVKTLMDAAGVGKFDAHVKGSFDVRAGMGFGFDTFGLFRWANTGFDPEQSDLILDSFFVSDRANPDGTGEDVKELYGRFNIGVDLEAGKLLSVSGKGLLDGVVQVDLVDPNGDGKVRFYSEVLPQIKSLNNLIRAHGNIAAAGTATLKFSIDYPSFPRFWNTETYKKDLYTIDFPSRDLFRLSVGKNGVSFGTALDGPIQGADVFFDANFNGILDDLEPATISFGAGDYDLEIPLDLFDRNGDGKIDLTEGQIVVQDGTDIDTFQKQRFPFFTAPEWTIASPLTSLALRLAQPDLPATAARLGTAFGLPGGFDLQTDNAFTAIENGDSNGATVLIAQGQLQNLIILGANTLQPEGERNDIANAIIAEVSDRVRNGTAINLTDEQQITSILTRAAGGRSSVDLSATIAEIQTRNQAIIEARNTPIEDIREAITSHIALDQIDGSYFNIAVDPWSVLLRTSQPVPPLDAASDRVLKLLNLPNIDLGTFDPFANLDNRFGVEVLTRQIQMHATVAQLADIAIGTGVEDAETQIFEAMVTAIETGVELADFSNPEVILALLQAVARPPAALQMAQIIASSNANFTAIANTAIDSGNFATVRDDLVELQVMVQSLQAQLLKSVAGGRIGFDQFESLMAFNQSGLNLTTVIENIIEGTEEKDTLIGTNLNDWIAGRSGDDVIEAGEGDNIIYGNAGDDTIYGGDGDDIIHGGRDNDVIYAGSGDNILYGDWGDDIIYGGDGDDLINGGEGDDTLYGTAGNNFIRGGPGNDVIYGGDGDDYILGDEGDNLIYGGDGDDLIIGGDGDDTIHGEAGDDTLVGLAGDDLIYGGSGNNIIFGNTGNDTLYGGEGDDTIAAGKDDDLVFGESGNNYLFGNMGNDTIYGGDGDDLIHGGQGDDLLIGGEGDDTLSGDLGNDTLIGGPGADVFQLRSGDSFDIIVDFVTGEDKVQLVGFATELTFEDLSFSLVGENTQLTIDDQAIAIFNGVVNFTPDDVLGLAVSEL, encoded by the coding sequence ATGCTGGTTTCTACCCAGATTCGCCAAGCCAAGACTCAATCCCAAGCGTTCTCGAAGTGTGCGGGAACCGCAATCGATCTCATCATCTTCGATCCAGGGATTTCAGACCCCACCGCCTTGCAGCAGGGGTTAAACCCAACGGCGATCGCCCTCACCTTGCCTCCGAGTGGGAACCCGATCGCGACGATTGGCCGACTCTTGCAACAACAGGCCCCCGTCCGCTCACTCCATATCCTGTCTCACGGTCGCCCAGGGGCGCTACGTTTGGGCGATCGCTGGATCACCGCCGCCGACCTCTGCGCCACAGATCTGGCCGCCTGGCGCGAGTCCCTGACCGATGAGGCAACGATTTCGTTGTATGGATGCAACCTGGCCCGAGAGGATCTGACGCTCCCAGAACGGTTCGCGCAGCTAACGGGAGCCAGTGTCGCCGCCTCACGGACGGCCATGGGTGCCATACAGCCGGGTGGGAATTGGTGCTTAGATGCCATCGTCGGCCCAGGGCGATCGCATCTACCTTGGTCAAAATCAGTCCTGGCCGCCTATACCGGTGTTTTCGCCGTCTATGAAGTCGGAACCGAGAACGCACTGAGAATTCGGCTTGGGGAGGTCGGGAGTGGTGACATCATCTCCTTAACCCGGGACATCACACTCACCAGTCCTCTGATCATCTCCAGTGACACGACCATTTACGGCAATGGCTACGCGATCGATGGTGGGGGATTCGGGGGGACTTATCTCATGCGTGGTGACGGTTCTCCTGTCGCTAATCTCGCCCTCTATGACATCACGCTCAGGAATGGTTATGTAGAGGATCAAAACGGTTATCCTGCCGGGATCAGTACCAACAGCATAAACCTTGGCGGTTCCAAGGTAACCTTTAGCAATAACGTGGCTCGGGCTGACGCACCTACCGGTTGGGCTTCTGCAGTAGGAGCTGCCATCTATGGTGGAGGAACCGTTCATTTAGCCGACTCGCATTTTGAAGGTAATGCAACATTACTCTCTCCCGGGACTGCGGCCGATATAAGGGGGGGTTCGATCCAACCCTCAGACATCAGAACGGAAGGCACTGCGATTTACGCCATTGGGAGTTCAATCAATCTCCTCGATACCACCTTCAAAAATAACTTGTTCCCTATTTACCAGCCCAACGCTACCAACGGTTGGCACATTCATAACGCCACCGCCACCAACGCACAGCTCATTGCGTTGGTCGCCCCAGGATCAGGATCAATAGCGGGAACGCTTTACGCAACCGGAGGAGACGACTTAAGCGCGATTTCATCCGGCGGTGTCTCCCGTCCGCAACTGAGCGTTGCTAGTGGTGGAAGCATCACAGAAGGCGAAACCGGCACTGTTGATTTCAAGCTCAATGCGCCCCTGCCCTATCCCCTCGGGTTCAGCTATACCATCGACGGAACCACCTACACCAGCGTCTTCCCCCACAGTAGCACCACCTATCAAGCCAGCGTCTCGATCGCCGATGACAACATCTACAACCCCGGTCGAACCATCAACGCCAGGGTCAACACTGGGAACGTTTATACCCTAGGAACCGCCAGCACCAATATCAACATCAATGATACTGAACCCCTCATCAGTATCATTGCCAAGAGTCATCCCTCTGAAGACGGCGATCGAGGAGAATTTGAAATTCAACTGGACAAGCCGGCCCCACGGAACTTCAGTGTCGCCTACAGTGTCAGCGGAACCGCCACCCCCGGCAGCGACTACGAACCCCTCAGCGGCAGCGTTTCCATCCCCCAAGGTGCCAACCGAGCCAGCATCATGGTTGACGCGATCGACGATGACATTGTTGACCCCGACGAAACCATTATCGTTACCCTTACCAACACCACCACCAATTACGGTGTTGACAGCAGCGCCAATGAGGCCACTCTCATCATTGAAGACAATGATCTGCTGCCCATCGCCACCCTCACCGCCCTACAATCCCCCAGCGAAGAGGGACCCATCCCAGCCCGATTCCGCATCGACTTTGACAACCCCGCCCTACCCGTCGAAACCCAGGGGGGAGTCAGTGGCACCTTTGTATACTACGAACTCGTAGATGGAACCACCACAGCCGGTAAAGACTATATCCCCCCCAGTGGACAAGCCTTTATTCCCACTGGGCAGAACAGTGTCACCATTGACGTCACTATTATTGATGACCTAGAGTACGAACCCGATGGTGAAACCTTCGAGGTTAAACTTCGGCCTCACCCCAACAATCATTACGACCTCGGTTCCACCGACAGCCTCAACTTCACCATCGAAGATAACAATGAAATTCCCGAGGCCCGCATGGTCTTCCTCAGGGATGCCGCCGAAGAAGGGTCTGTCCCCGGAGAATTTCGCATCGAACTGTCTTCAGTTGCCCTAGCGGGCGGCGTAACCATCAGCTATGAAATCGTAGAGGAGAAAACCACCGCTACCCCTGCTGACTATGTTCCCCTCAGTGGACAGGTCACCATTCCTGAAGGGGAAACCCAGGCCACCGTCTCTGTCACCCCCATTGACGACATGGTCTACGACCCCGACGAAACCCTGACATTTCGCTTAAAACCCCCCACCGACGAACTCTACAGCGTTTCGGCCAGTGACAACGAAGTCACCCTGACCATTATTGATAACAACGTTATCCCCGTCGCCAGCCTGGAAAAACTCAGCGATCCCAAGGAAGAAGACGAGACTCCCGGTGAGTTCAAAATCAAGTTATCTTCCATCGCCCTCGAAGGGGGAGTGACCGTCAGTTATGAAGTAGTGGCGGAGCAAACCACCGCCAGCAGCGACGACTATGCGCCCCTCAGCGGCAGCGTCACCTTCCCCGCCGGAAGCCGGGAACGAACGGTTCAGGTGATTCCCATTGACGATGGCCTCCACGACCCCGATGAAACCCTAACCATCCGTCTAAGCGATCCTGGCAGTGAACTCTACAGCGTTGGGGTGAACGACACGGTGACCTTCACCATCGAAGACAATGATCACCTCTATCAAGTTCGTCTCATCCCCGAAGCTAACGCCAGCGAAAACGGGACTCCCGGCTATGTGCTTGTGGAACTCGATCGCCCGGCCCTGGATCTAGGACTGACCATTGATTATGCCATCAGTGGGGGAGATGCCGTAGCCAATCGTGACTATATCGGTCTTAACGGTCGCATTACCATTCCCCCCGGTGAAACCCAGGCGCGCATTCGCGTCGAAGCCATCGACAACGCCATCGACGAACCCAACCGCACCCTAGAACTGAGTCTACTGCCGGCGGCACCGGGTCGGGTGATTGAACCCGATCGCAACTACACCGCCGATGGCAGCGCCCAAACGGCGATGATCCTCATCGAGGACAATGACACAGCGGGAGTGCGCTTGACGGCGTTGAGCAATACTACGAACGAATCCGGGGCGACGGCGGAGATTGAGGTCCGCCTCGAAAGTGAGCCACTCGAGCCTGTCACCCTAGACTTCACCTCTAGCGATCCCAGTGAAGGGGAACTCCTGGTCTCATCGGTCACCTTTGCCCCGGAAGAGTGGAAACAAGCCAAAACGGTCACTGTGCGCGGCGTCAACGATGCGATCGAAGATGGTGATCAACCCTATAGCATTACCGCCAACATCAGCAGCGACGATCCCGCCTATAGCAGCCTCAGCCTAGCTCCCCTCAACTTCATCAACCAGGACAATGACGGCTACCGCCTGCTGGCCACCACTCCCCCTCGTGTGACGGAGGGAGAAATCAGCACCTACAGCTTGGCCCTGACACAACCCCCGAGCGAAGCAATCCCCATCGAAATCCTCGCCGATGACCAAACCGAAGTCAGCCTCGACGGGAGTAGCTTCACCTCAAGTCTGGTCACGACCTTTACCAACACAGACAGTCAAACCATTTTCATCCGGGCGATCGATGATACGAAGGTTGAAGGGCGGCATAGTGGGGTCATCAGCCATCGTTTTCTGGATCACGGTGACCCCAACTACCCCAGTGCCAGCGAAACCATCTCGACGATTCTAACCATCGACGATAACGATCGCCCCCTGGCCGGCATTGTCACCACCGATGATGCGAGTGAAGAAAACCTAGTGGCCGGTCGATTTGGCGTGGTTCTCGATCAAAGCGCCCCCGCCGGTGGCGTCACCATCCGTTATGAGATTATTGAGGCAGAAGCTACCCCAGGTTTAGATTATGTGCCACTGTCGGGTTCCCTATTTATTCCCGAGGGGGCTGATGGGGGCGACATTATGGTGTATCCCTTCCAAGATGACATCGTTGAGCTTGGGGGTGAAATCATCACCATTGCCTTACAGCCGGATTCTGAGTATGACATTGACCCTACCTATGCCAGCGGGACCGTCACCATTTTTGATAATGACGTTGCTGGGGTGCGGGTACGGGAACGGGGCAATGCGACTCGGGTGCGGGAAAACGTTGCGGGGGATAGCTACACTCTGGAACTGACGAGCCAGCCTAGCGATCCGGTTACTATTGACATCAACACCAGCGGCGATGTGACGCCGAGTGTCACTCGCGTCAGCTTCGATGCCAGCAACTGGAACCTGCCGCAAACGGTGCAGTTGTCGATGCTCGATAACGACATTGCTGACGGCGATCGCACTCAAGTCATCAGCCACAGTGTCAGTAGTGCCGATAGCAATTATGACGGGATGTCGATTGATGAGGTGACTATCCTCATTATCGATGATGATGTGCCGGGGATCACGTTGGTAGAACCGGGATTTAGCACCCGCGTCACCGAGGGATCGGTCACTGATAACTACATCGTATCCCTGGATAGCCAGCCGACAGAACCGGTCACGGTGACGGTGGTTCAAGCGGCAGATTCCGGCTTAGAGGCCATCGCTCCTCTGGTGTTTACGCCGACGAACTGGAGTACGCCACAAACGGTCAATGTGGTGGTGATTGATGATTTCATTGATCGTGGCGATCGCACCACAACCCTGACTCACCAGGTCACCAGTGCCGATGAGAACTACGATGGCTGGTTACTCGATGAGATCACGGTCTTTGTGACTGAAGATGACGAAGCCGGCATGATTCTCAGCGAAAGTGCTGGGGGAACGGCTGTGGTGGAGGGGTCTAGGGATGATGCCTACACCATTGTCCTGACGAGCGAACCCGTTGAACCGGTCACGGTAGAGATTGTCATTGACGGGACTTCCAATTTTGAGGCGATCGCTCCCTTGGTGTTTGAGCCGAGTCAGTGGAATGTTCCTCAAACCGTTGACGTCAAACTGATTGATGACAATATTGCTGATGGCGATCGCAGCGCCATCTTCCAACACTTCGTCAGTAGCGACGACCCCAACTATGACGATTGGGACCTGCAAGATGTGCCGGTGAGTATTACGGAGGATGATTTTGTCGGCTTGACGATTCGTGAAAGTGGGCCGCGAACCTACGTGATTGAAGGGTCGGACAATCCCGACTTTATCGAAATCTTCCTGAGTAGCGAACCCATTGCCGATGTACGAATTGCCTTTAATACCGGCAGCGAACTCGAACCCATCCCCGATTTGGTCATCCCCCCTCAAGCTTGGGACAGTCTATTTCGCATTCCCATTTTTGCCAAACTGGATACGAAGTTTCAGGGGACGGAAGTCATTGAACTCGGCTTTACCGTCACCAGTGCCGATCCGAAATATGATCCCACGGGTGGTTTAGAGGATACCATCCCGGCACCGCCGCCTATCCCGGTGATTGTGGGCGATCGCCAACTCCTCGGCAACGAAACCGCAGATGGTTTAGGCATCGTGTTGGATCGCTTCGAGACCCTGTTTACCCAGAACCTGCGATCGCAAACATTCCCGATTTTATCTGAGTCCGTCGATAGCCTAGTTCCTGACTTGTTCGTCTTCAAAGATCGACTTCTCGCAGATCTACGAGAACTCGGTCCCGTTGACGGGATTACCACCCGTGCAACCATCACTCAAGCGTTGACAGAAAGTTTCCAGGATGCGGGGTTGGCTGTAGAACTTGACGTGACTCCCAGCATTGACCTCGACGAAATCGCCTTTATGGTGAACGTCAACTACGAGGACCAATTCACCACCCCTCTCAACCCCAATTTGGGCATTGATGACCTCAAATTCCAGCTAAACGGTGACCTTGACGGTCAATTCCAGGCTGATTTAGCCTTCCGTCTCGGTTGGCATCAAAACTTCGGGTTCTTTATCGATGCCGAGGAAACTCAACTCAATACTAACTTTGAAGTCAAACCGCCTCGGGAGTTTACCGCTCAAGGTGGCGCGGGATTATTGGGGGCAAAAGCCAGCGATGATGACAGTAATCCGACGGCGATCGCCATTGATTACAATCTCTCATTAACAGATATCAACGATGTGAGCCGCATTCGTTTCCTTGATGCCAACAACAATGGGATTTGGGATGACAATGAGCCAATGGTGGAAGAACAAGCCAACGGGACTTTCCCACCCTTGCCAATCTTAGGACGCTTCGACCTCGACGGCAGCGGTGTTTACGAACCCGAAGAAGGCACGATTCTCACAATTCCTAAACCCGATGATGGCAATCGCCTAACGCTGACCGAGTTACGGAGAAATGCCAACAATCCCCAACTGGTTAACGGCGACTTCACAGGAACCCATAACCTCGGTCTCAACCTCGATACGCAACTCCCCGGTTTAGAGAATGTACCCCTACCCCGCTATCTCTTTGCCCTCGCCGCTGATTGGGGAGACCTCACCTATGACCCCAACCAGGATCTCCTCCAACCCCTGCAAACAATTCCCAACCTCGCCTTCAACAACTTCGGAATTGATGTTGGCAGCATTGGTGATTTTGTCTTACCCATTTTTGAAGGAATCGGCCCGTTCCTGCAACCCCTAAATCTATTCGCTGATTTGCTCGACTTTGATGTCATCCCAGCACCAATCGGCAATTTCTTTGGTCTGTTTGATATCAACTCAATCGCAGGGATTAAGGTCAATCCCTTAAATTTCCAAAACTTCCTCGAAGGTATTGCTGATATCGATATCGATTTAGGAGACTTCAAAGTTCAACTGCAAAACTTCTTACGGTTTCCCAGTTTGATTGCCAATTTACCGACGGGATTTTTAAACTTCGGCTCCTTTCAAATTACCTCTCCAGATTTACCCCAACTTGATCTAAATTTACCGACTCTGGATTTACCCCGGCTTCCCTCTCCCTCTCTAGACTTAGGGTCTATGAATTTACCCCAGGTCGCCGGAGATTTCGATATTTCCCAATTGAACCGTAGCCGATCAATTCGGTTCCCGGTTTTAACTGACCCCATGCAAGGTCTATATCTCATTCTCGGCAAAGAAGATGTCACCCTGGCAACCTTAGAAACGCCGAAGATTGCTGCCCGAGGAAGTATTGATGCCAAGACGTCCATTTTTCAATCCTTTAGGAATTCACTTCCCAATTGGGTTAAAACGTTAATGGACGCTGCGGGTGTGGGTAAGTTTGACGCGCATGTCAAAGGGAGTTTTGACGTGCGCGCTGGGATGGGATTTGGTTTCGATACATTCGGACTCTTTCGCTGGGCCAATACGGGGTTTGACCCGGAACAATCGGACTTGATTTTAGACAGCTTTTTTGTCAGCGATCGCGCCAATCCCGATGGAACTGGAGAGGATGTCAAGGAACTGTATGGACGCTTTAATATCGGAGTTGATTTAGAGGCTGGAAAACTTCTGTCTGTTTCTGGAAAAGGATTACTCGATGGAGTAGTACAAGTCGATCTCGTTGACCCCAATGGCGATGGTAAAGTCCGTTTTTACTCGGAAGTTTTACCCCAGATTAAGTCACTCAATAATCTGATTCGCGCCCACGGTAACATAGCTGCTGCTGGAACTGCAACCCTAAAATTTTCGATTGATTATCCTAGTTTTCCGAGGTTTTGGAATACAGAAACCTATAAAAAAGACCTCTACACAATTGATTTTCCAAGCCGAGATTTATTCAGGCTATCTGTTGGCAAAAATGGGGTCAGTTTTGGCACTGCCCTTGATGGTCCTATTCAAGGAGCAGATGTTTTCTTTGACGCCAACTTCAACGGAATTTTGGATGATCTCGAACCCGCGACCATTAGCTTTGGGGCAGGGGACTATGATCTCGAAATTCCCTTGGACTTATTTGACCGCAACGGTGACGGTAAAATTGACCTAACCGAAGGTCAAATCGTTGTCCAAGATGGCACAGACATTGATACTTTCCAGAAACAACGCTTCCCATTCTTTACTGCACCGGAATGGACGATCGCCTCGCCCCTCACCTCCCTAGCACTGCGGTTAGCACAACCGGACTTGCCCGCCACCGCCGCCCGTTTAGGAACCGCCTTTGGCCTACCTGGGGGGTTTGATTTACAGACAGACAATGCCTTTACGGCCATTGAAAACGGCGACAGCAACGGCGCAACGGTTCTCATCGCCCAAGGTCAACTGCAAAACCTGATCATCCTGGGGGCGAACACCCTGCAACCCGAGGGCGAACGCAATGACATCGCCAATGCCATAATCGCTGAAGTCTCGGACCGAGTCCGCAATGGTACGGCGATTAACCTGACGGATGAGCAACAAATCACGAGCATTCTCACCCGTGCAGCTGGGGGTCGCTCAAGTGTAGATTTGTCAGCAACGATTGCTGAGATTCAAACCCGCAACCAGGCCATTATCGAGGCCCGCAACACCCCAATCGAGGACATCCGTGAGGCAATTACCAGCCACATCGCCCTCGACCAAATCGATGGCAGCTACTTTAACATTGCCGTTGACCCCTGGTCAGTGCTGCTGCGTACCAGTCAGCCTGTACCCCCGCTTGATGCAGCCAGCGATCGCGTCCTCAAACTCCTCAACTTACCCAACATCGATTTGGGAACCTTTGACCCCTTTGCCAACCTAGATAATCGCTTCGGGGTCGAGGTTCTGACACGCCAAATTCAGATGCATGCCACCGTCGCGCAGTTAGCGGATATTGCCATCGGCACAGGGGTTGAGGATGCAGAGACGCAAATCTTTGAGGCGATGGTGACAGCAATTGAGACGGGTGTGGAACTGGCTGACTTTAGCAATCCTGAGGTGATTCTAGCCCTGTTACAAGCCGTCGCCCGACCCCCAGCGGCCCTACAGATGGCACAAATCATCGCCAGTAGTAATGCCAACTTCACGGCGATCGCCAACACGGCGATCGACTCAGGCAACTTTGCCACGGTTCGCGATGACCTCGTAGAACTCCAGGTTATGGTTCAATCCCTGCAAGCCCAACTCTTGAAATCCGTGGCCGGCGGCAGGATTGGCTTCGACCAATTTGAGAGCCTGATGGCCTTCAATCAGTCCGGTTTAAATCTGACGACGGTGATTGAAAATATCATCGAAGGAACGGAGGAAAAGGACACCCTCATCGGCACAAATCTCAACGACTGGATTGCTGGCCGCAGCGGCGATGATGTGATTGAGGCGGGCGAAGGTGACAATATCATCTACGGCAATGCTGGAGACGATACCATCTATGGTGGTGATGGCGATGATATCATCCACGGCGGTCGGGATAATGACGTGATTTACGCTGGCTCTGGGGACAACATCCTCTACGGCGATTGGGGCGATGACATCATCTATGGCGGTGATGGAGATGACCTGATCAATGGTGGCGAAGGGGATGACACGCTCTATGGGACGGCCGGCAATAACTTCATTCGTGGCGGCCCAGGTAACGATGTCATTTATGGCGGTGATGGGGATGACTATATCCTCGGTGATGAGGGTGATAACTTGATCTATGGCGGTGATGGGGATGACCTGATCATCGGCGGTGACGGGGATGACACAATCCATGGTGAGGCTGGGGATGATACCCTCGTCGGGTTGGCCGGTGATGATCTGATTTACGGCGGTTCCGGCAATAATATCATCTTCGGCAACACGGGCAATGACACCCTCTATGGGGGTGAGGGGGATGATACGATCGCCGCTGGCAAGGACGATGATCTCGTGTTTGGGGAAAGTGGTAATAATTACCTGTTTGGCAACATGGGTAATGACACGATCTATGGCGGTGACGGGGATGACTTAATCCACGGCGGCCAGGGCGACGATCTCCTGATTGGCGGTGAAGGGGACGACACCCTTTCTGGAGATCTCGGCAATGATACTCTCATCGGCGGCCCAGGAGCGGACGTTTTTCAACTGCGTTCGGGTGATAGTTTCGATATCATCGTTGACTTTGTCACCGGTGAGGACAAGGTGCAACTCGTCGGTTTCGCCACGGAACTTACCTTTGAGGATTTAAGTTTCAGTCTTGTTGGCGAGAACACTCAATTGACGATCGACGATCAAGCCATTGCGATCTTTAATGGGGTTGTTAACTTCACCCCGGATGATGTCCTCGGCTTAGCTGTTAGCGAACTCTAA